A stretch of Geomonas oryzisoli DNA encodes these proteins:
- a CDS encoding sensor domain-containing diguanylate cyclase — protein MYLSKDSYKKIIDDLRDGLYIVDTDRKIVFWNHAAERISGYSAEEVIGKPCADNILCHVDDVGLNLCCSECPLASTIDSGIPHDAQVFLHHKNGHRIPVLVRVIPLTDDTGQVIGGVEMFSDNSGQVDNDDRLKELEKLALLDGLTQLANRRYLDRELESRIEEMNRYDIPFGILFMDLDDFKTINDRYGHDTGDRVLQFVAGTLSANSRPFDLYGRWGGEEFVGIIRNVSNANLKHMGQRLRRLVEKSFVLVEGEALRVTISIGATMAVENDTVQTLLARADGLMYQSKAAGKNRLTIG, from the coding sequence ATGTATCTCAGTAAAGATTCGTACAAAAAGATCATAGATGACCTGCGCGACGGGCTCTATATCGTCGACACGGACCGGAAGATCGTGTTCTGGAACCACGCCGCCGAACGGATCTCCGGGTACAGCGCCGAGGAGGTGATCGGCAAACCGTGTGCCGACAACATCCTTTGCCACGTCGACGACGTCGGCCTCAACCTCTGCTGCAGCGAATGTCCCCTCGCTTCGACCATCGACTCGGGTATCCCCCACGACGCACAGGTGTTTCTGCACCACAAAAACGGGCACCGGATCCCGGTGCTGGTACGTGTCATCCCCCTTACCGACGATACCGGCCAGGTGATCGGCGGGGTGGAGATGTTCTCGGACAACAGCGGCCAGGTGGACAACGACGACCGGCTCAAGGAGCTGGAAAAACTGGCGCTTCTGGACGGCCTCACCCAGTTGGCCAACCGCCGCTACCTGGACCGCGAGCTCGAGTCCCGCATCGAGGAGATGAACCGCTACGACATCCCGTTCGGCATCCTGTTCATGGATCTGGACGATTTCAAGACCATCAACGACCGCTACGGACACGACACCGGAGACCGGGTGCTGCAGTTCGTGGCCGGGACCCTGAGCGCCAACTCCCGCCCCTTCGACCTGTACGGCCGCTGGGGCGGGGAGGAGTTCGTCGGCATCATCCGCAACGTATCGAACGCGAACCTGAAGCACATGGGGCAGCGTTTGCGCCGCCTGGTCGAGAAGTCGTTCGTGCTGGTGGAAGGCGAGGCGCTGCGGGTCACCATCTCCATCGGCGCGACCATGGCCGTCGAAAACGACACCGTACAGACACTGCTGGCACGCGCAGACGGCCTTATGTACCAGAGCAAGGCCGCCGGCAAGAATCGTCTTACCATCGGCTGA
- a CDS encoding ammonia-forming cytochrome c nitrite reductase subunit c552, translated as MGVKIATRCTVAVLASLAATAIWAGCSHRNAEVPTTQVTEAPLDPADAAIAPARWGKLYPVHYQQWKLTSEPTPAGLSKYKRGYDVGEERRDKLDEYPFLALLYNGWGFGAEYNEPRGHYYMVQDQLEVDPGRVKAGGACLTCKTPYAPKLAKEMGPAYFSTPYKEVLARLPKANQTLGVACIDCHDNKGMALRISRGFTLGKALREIGLDQDKLTREQKRTFVCAQCHVTYMIPKDKEMHSTDVVFPWAGSREGHITIENIIKQIKSSPSHGEWVQAVTGFKLAFIRHPEYEFYSNQSPHYLEGVTCADCHMPMMTTSNEELTDHRIMSPLKGSMSACAACHSETPAQLRQKVIAIQDRFIDRYLKTGYAVATDAKLFEMANKARGAGKQIDEELYATAREHYEQAFYRLIFLGAENSTGFHNPAEAARVIEDAANHAAGADMHLRQLLAKAGVSVPDKVDLELSKYTMNRGTKKLQFKKEHEILPPTLVK; from the coding sequence ATGGGTGTCAAGATCGCCACGAGATGTACTGTCGCCGTCCTTGCCAGTCTGGCCGCCACCGCAATCTGGGCCGGGTGCAGTCACCGCAACGCTGAGGTGCCGACGACACAGGTAACCGAAGCGCCGCTTGATCCCGCCGATGCGGCCATCGCCCCGGCGCGGTGGGGCAAGCTGTACCCGGTCCATTACCAGCAATGGAAGCTGACCAGCGAACCGACTCCTGCCGGGCTCAGCAAGTACAAACGGGGCTACGACGTGGGAGAAGAGCGTCGAGATAAGCTGGACGAATACCCCTTCCTGGCGCTGCTCTACAACGGGTGGGGCTTCGGGGCGGAGTATAACGAACCGCGCGGGCACTATTATATGGTGCAGGACCAGTTGGAGGTCGATCCCGGCAGGGTCAAGGCCGGAGGTGCCTGCCTTACCTGCAAGACTCCCTACGCTCCCAAACTGGCCAAGGAGATGGGGCCGGCTTACTTCTCGACTCCGTACAAGGAAGTGCTGGCGCGCCTGCCCAAGGCGAACCAGACCCTCGGGGTCGCCTGCATCGACTGTCACGACAACAAGGGGATGGCACTGCGGATTTCCCGCGGCTTTACTTTGGGCAAGGCACTGAGAGAGATCGGCCTGGACCAGGATAAGCTGACACGAGAACAGAAGCGCACCTTCGTCTGTGCCCAGTGCCATGTCACCTACATGATCCCTAAGGACAAGGAGATGCACTCCACCGACGTGGTCTTCCCCTGGGCCGGCAGCCGGGAAGGGCACATCACCATCGAGAACATCATCAAGCAGATCAAGAGTTCCCCATCGCACGGAGAATGGGTCCAGGCGGTCACCGGGTTCAAACTGGCCTTCATTCGTCATCCCGAGTACGAGTTCTACTCGAACCAGAGTCCTCACTACCTGGAAGGGGTGACCTGCGCCGACTGCCACATGCCGATGATGACCACCAGCAACGAGGAACTGACCGACCACAGGATCATGAGCCCGCTCAAGGGAAGCATGTCCGCCTGCGCCGCGTGCCACAGCGAAACGCCCGCACAACTGCGCCAGAAGGTTATCGCCATCCAGGACCGCTTCATCGACCGCTACCTGAAGACCGGGTATGCCGTGGCGACCGATGCGAAGCTCTTCGAAATGGCCAACAAGGCCAGGGGCGCAGGCAAGCAGATCGACGAGGAACTGTACGCGACCGCAAGGGAACACTACGAGCAGGCCTTCTACCGCCTGATCTTCCTCGGGGCCGAGAACTCCACCGGTTTCCATAACCCTGCGGAGGCCGCGCGCGTCATCGAGGATGCCGCCAACCATGCCGCAGGAGCGGATATGCACCTGCGCCAGTTGCTGGCCAAGGCGGGCGTATCGGTGCCGGACAAGGTCGACCTGGAACTCTCCAAGTACACGATGAACCGCGGCACCAAGAAGCTGCAGTTCAAGAAAGAGCACGAGATCCTGCCGCCGACGCTGGTGAAATAG
- a CDS encoding methyltransferase, translated as MEFKEWTPATLLELSGSYWSTCTLHAGVKLNVFSPLASGSMTADELARDLDLDARGLAMLLDALAALGLLVKQDQRYTTTPFSAKFLNRTSPDYLGHIIMHHHHLVAGWSRLDESVKSGHPVRERVSHEDVASSRESFLMGMFNLAMILAPKIVPQVDLQGRRRLLDLGGGPGTYAIHFCLHNPHIDAVICDLSTTRTFAEQTVARFELSDRVGFVAVDFEQDDLPEGFDVAWLSHVLHGIGPDACASVLRKTVSALEPGGLILIQEFILNDKRDAPVFPALFSLNMLLGTPEGQAYSQGELFEMLEKAGATQVRRLPIELPNGAGVIAALVP; from the coding sequence GTGGAATTTAAGGAATGGACGCCGGCAACGCTTCTTGAACTGTCCGGCAGCTACTGGAGCACCTGCACCCTGCATGCGGGGGTGAAACTGAACGTCTTCTCGCCACTCGCATCGGGTTCGATGACCGCAGACGAGCTGGCTCGTGACCTGGACCTGGATGCACGCGGTCTTGCCATGCTGCTGGACGCCCTTGCCGCCTTGGGGCTGTTGGTAAAGCAGGATCAACGTTACACGACAACCCCGTTTTCAGCGAAGTTCCTAAACCGCACTTCGCCCGATTACCTCGGGCACATCATCATGCACCACCATCACCTTGTTGCCGGCTGGAGCCGCCTCGACGAGTCGGTGAAATCCGGGCACCCGGTACGGGAACGGGTCTCGCACGAGGACGTGGCAAGCTCGCGCGAAAGCTTCCTGATGGGGATGTTCAACCTGGCCATGATACTCGCCCCCAAGATCGTCCCCCAGGTCGACCTGCAAGGGCGCCGGCGCCTGCTCGATCTCGGAGGCGGTCCCGGCACCTACGCGATTCACTTCTGTCTGCACAACCCTCACATCGATGCCGTCATCTGCGACCTCTCCACCACCAGGACCTTTGCCGAACAGACTGTCGCGCGTTTCGAGCTGTCGGACCGCGTTGGGTTTGTCGCCGTCGATTTCGAACAGGACGACCTGCCCGAGGGATTCGACGTGGCCTGGCTCTCCCACGTGCTGCACGGTATCGGCCCGGATGCCTGCGCAAGCGTACTCAGAAAGACCGTATCGGCCCTGGAGCCTGGCGGGTTGATCCTGATCCAGGAATTCATACTCAACGACAAGCGCGATGCACCGGTATTTCCCGCCCTGTTCTCGCTGAACATGCTGCTCGGTACGCCCGAAGGGCAGGCCTACAGCCAGGGCGAACTGTTCGAGATGCTGGAGAAGGCCGGGGCGACGCAGGTACGACGTCTCCCCATCGAGTTACCCAACGGTGCAGGCGTCATAGCCGCGCTAGTCCCGTAA
- a CDS encoding antibiotic biosynthesis monooxygenase — translation MGEEDKFPQNLQQGATVVITHRVKEGQQAGYNEWLNEIGPLCRASLGHLDWHIVRPLPDLSETYTIIVRFDTAEHLQEWMNSEVRRRLIEKVRPLLAGDDDFLVRSGLDFWFTPSGAKAKVPVRWKQFLVTWSAIFPLASCVPLAVMPLLRRIGVPPLPYLDTLFISGIIVFLMVYVVMPRYTRLVQRWLFA, via the coding sequence ATGGGTGAGGAAGACAAATTCCCGCAGAACTTGCAGCAGGGGGCCACGGTGGTCATCACCCACCGGGTGAAGGAAGGGCAGCAGGCAGGGTACAACGAGTGGCTCAACGAAATTGGCCCCCTGTGCAGGGCGTCCCTGGGCCATCTCGACTGGCACATAGTTCGCCCCCTGCCCGACCTGTCGGAGACCTACACCATAATCGTCCGCTTCGATACCGCCGAGCACCTGCAAGAGTGGATGAACTCGGAGGTGCGCCGGCGGCTGATCGAAAAGGTACGCCCCTTGCTCGCCGGCGATGACGATTTCTTGGTGCGTAGCGGCCTCGACTTCTGGTTCACCCCGTCCGGCGCGAAGGCCAAAGTACCGGTCCGCTGGAAGCAATTCCTGGTGACCTGGTCGGCAATCTTTCCGCTGGCATCGTGTGTGCCGCTGGCCGTAATGCCGCTATTACGCAGGATCGGCGTACCTCCCCTTCCCTACCTCGACACCCTGTTCATTTCCGGAATCATCGTTTTCCTCATGGTTTACGTGGTAATGCCGCGCTACACACGGTTGGTACAACGTTGGCTGTTCGCCTAA
- the nifH gene encoding nitrogenase iron protein, producing the protein MRQIAIYGKGGIGKSTTTQNTVAGLASLGKKVMIVGCDPKADSTRLILHAKAQSTVMDLVRELGTVEDLELEDVLKVGYGDVKCVESGGPEPGVGCAGRGVITAINFLEENGAYTSDLDFVFYDVLGDVVCGGFAMPIRENKAEEIYIVCSGEMMAMYAANNIAKGILKYASSGKVRLGGLICNSRNTDREDELIMALAAKLGTQMIHFVPRDNQVQRAELRRMTVIEYSPEHKQADEYRELARKISENKMLVVPTPLTMDELEELLMEFGIMEADDESVVGVAEAASK; encoded by the coding sequence ATGAGACAGATCGCGATTTACGGCAAAGGCGGCATCGGCAAATCCACCACCACCCAGAACACTGTGGCAGGCCTGGCATCCCTGGGCAAGAAGGTCATGATCGTCGGCTGCGACCCCAAAGCTGACTCGACCCGTCTTATCCTGCACGCCAAAGCCCAGTCCACCGTCATGGATCTCGTCCGCGAGCTCGGCACCGTTGAGGACCTCGAGCTCGAGGACGTACTCAAGGTCGGCTACGGCGACGTCAAATGCGTCGAATCCGGCGGCCCGGAGCCGGGTGTCGGTTGCGCAGGCCGCGGGGTCATCACCGCCATCAACTTCCTCGAAGAAAACGGTGCCTACACCAGCGACCTCGACTTCGTCTTCTACGACGTTCTGGGCGACGTCGTCTGCGGCGGATTCGCCATGCCGATTCGCGAGAATAAGGCGGAGGAGATCTACATCGTCTGTTCCGGCGAGATGATGGCCATGTACGCCGCCAACAATATCGCCAAGGGCATCCTGAAGTACGCCTCCTCCGGCAAGGTGCGTCTCGGCGGCCTGATCTGCAACTCGCGTAACACCGACCGCGAGGACGAACTGATCATGGCGCTCGCAGCGAAACTCGGCACCCAGATGATCCATTTCGTCCCCCGCGACAACCAAGTCCAGCGCGCCGAGCTCAGAAGGATGACCGTCATCGAATATTCGCCTGAGCACAAGCAGGCCGATGAGTACCGCGAACTGGCCCGTAAGATCTCCGAGAACAAAATGCTGGTGGTGCCGACCCCGCTTACCATGGACGAACTCGAGGAACTGCTGATGGAGTTCGGCATCATGGAAGCCGACGACGAGTCGGTCGTCGGGGTGGCAGAGGCGGCATCGAAGTAA
- a CDS encoding HAMP domain-containing methyl-accepting chemotaxis protein — MSISKRLFLLLFVSVFAMVGLTVFNEFQSERVYNAANYGNINSVPSITVLNRASIAMRDVQSDTLIHILNTDHAKMAELDRIIQDGRSEVDKALKEYEQLLSDDKDKQYLADDRAVVAELYALVDKVLDLSRANKNNEARELFMANKSVCTKADSVFATHLKYNLVLSDKGSKDAIAIKKSALVLAVTSTLIVVGIVIAVALFIIRSVRAVVSEVMGAANNVSSGSQQMSQSAEELSQGATEQAAAAEEASSSMEQMSANVRQNADNALQTEKIALQTAADAKESGQAVTKTVQAMREIAGKISIIEEIARQTNLLALNAAIEAARAGEHGKGFAVVASEVRKLAERSQKAAAEISSLSQGSVEVADKAGEMLAQMLPNIQKTSELVQEITAACKEQDAGVLQINQAIQQLDQVIQQNASAAEEMASTAEELAGQAEQLQSAISLLTAGNKGDKGAAPLRRAPTKPAARKAGLKPASSKLTYSGAVLDLEEQDQRFEKY, encoded by the coding sequence ATGTCTATCTCGAAGAGATTATTCCTGTTGTTGTTCGTTTCGGTGTTCGCGATGGTGGGACTCACGGTGTTCAATGAGTTCCAATCGGAGCGCGTCTACAACGCCGCTAACTACGGCAACATTAACAGCGTCCCGAGTATCACGGTCCTCAACAGGGCTTCGATAGCGATGCGTGATGTGCAAAGCGACACCTTGATCCACATCCTGAACACCGATCACGCCAAGATGGCTGAATTGGACCGGATCATCCAGGATGGGAGATCAGAGGTGGACAAGGCGCTCAAAGAGTACGAGCAGCTTCTCTCCGACGACAAGGACAAGCAGTATCTCGCGGATGACCGTGCCGTCGTCGCAGAGCTCTATGCCCTGGTGGACAAGGTGCTGGACTTGTCCCGCGCCAACAAAAACAATGAAGCAAGAGAGCTGTTCATGGCCAACAAATCTGTCTGCACCAAGGCCGACAGCGTTTTCGCCACCCACCTGAAGTACAACCTGGTGCTGTCGGACAAGGGGAGCAAGGACGCGATAGCCATCAAGAAATCCGCGCTGGTCCTGGCGGTGACCTCGACGCTGATCGTGGTAGGCATCGTGATCGCGGTGGCCCTTTTCATCATCCGTTCGGTGCGGGCAGTGGTCTCCGAGGTTATGGGCGCTGCCAACAACGTCTCCTCCGGCAGCCAGCAGATGTCGCAAAGCGCCGAAGAGCTTTCCCAGGGGGCGACCGAACAGGCCGCGGCCGCGGAAGAAGCATCATCGTCCATGGAGCAGATGTCCGCCAATGTCCGTCAGAACGCGGACAACGCGTTGCAGACGGAGAAGATCGCATTGCAGACCGCTGCCGACGCCAAGGAGAGCGGCCAGGCTGTCACCAAGACGGTGCAGGCCATGAGGGAGATCGCCGGAAAGATCTCGATAATCGAGGAGATCGCCCGCCAGACCAACCTGTTGGCCCTGAACGCCGCCATCGAGGCGGCCCGTGCCGGTGAGCACGGCAAAGGTTTCGCGGTTGTGGCAAGCGAGGTGAGAAAACTCGCAGAGCGTTCCCAGAAGGCTGCTGCCGAGATATCCAGCCTGTCCCAGGGGAGCGTTGAGGTTGCGGACAAGGCGGGTGAGATGCTGGCGCAGATGCTCCCGAACATTCAGAAAACGTCCGAGCTGGTACAGGAGATCACTGCAGCCTGCAAGGAGCAGGACGCAGGCGTGCTGCAGATCAACCAGGCGATCCAGCAGCTCGACCAGGTGATCCAACAGAATGCATCCGCTGCCGAAGAAATGGCCAGCACCGCCGAAGAGCTCGCGGGACAGGCAGAGCAGCTGCAAAGCGCTATCTCCCTTCTCACCGCCGGCAACAAAGGGGACAAGGGCGCTGCCCCCCTGCGCAGAGCTCCCACGAAACCTGCGGCCAGAAAAGCCGGGCTTAAGCCCGCCTCCAGCAAGCTCACCTACTCGGGAGCGGTTCTGGATCTTGAAGAACAGGATCAACGGTTCGAGAAATATTGA
- the nifV gene encoding homocitrate synthase has translation MGEQTRVFIGDTTLRDGEQTAGVVFSAREKIAIARHLDAMGVHELECGIPAMGEEERESIRALVDLGLSARLITWNRALVTDIEASIACGIEAVDISLSVSDIMIEHKINKSREWVQEQLKRALGFAKGKGLYVCVGGEDASRADGDFLIELMRTARDNGADRFRFCDTLGILDPFAMYEKVARLSAAVPELEIEVHTHNDLGLATANALAGVRGGARYISTTVNGLGERAGNAALEEVVMALKVACGIDVGIDTRRFRAVSKLVGRASNREVPAWKAVVGEKVFSHESGLHADGVLKDPRNYELFPPEEVGLTRHIVAGKHSGTNGIVESYRQIGIPVSRDEAQELMALVRSTAQRIKGPLAPKDLIKLHQARSVSLAA, from the coding sequence ATGGGTGAGCAAACAAGAGTCTTCATCGGCGATACCACGTTGCGCGACGGCGAGCAGACCGCCGGCGTTGTCTTCAGCGCTCGAGAGAAGATCGCCATCGCAAGGCACCTCGACGCCATGGGGGTGCACGAGCTCGAATGTGGAATCCCAGCGATGGGTGAGGAGGAGCGCGAGTCGATTCGGGCCCTGGTCGACCTGGGACTGTCGGCCCGGCTCATCACCTGGAACCGCGCCCTGGTGACCGACATCGAGGCGAGCATCGCCTGCGGCATTGAGGCCGTGGACATCTCGCTGAGCGTCTCGGACATCATGATAGAGCACAAGATCAACAAGAGCAGAGAGTGGGTGCAGGAACAGCTCAAACGCGCGCTGGGGTTTGCCAAAGGGAAGGGGCTGTACGTCTGCGTCGGCGGCGAAGATGCCAGCCGTGCCGACGGCGACTTCCTCATCGAGTTGATGCGGACCGCCCGTGACAACGGCGCCGACCGCTTCCGCTTCTGCGATACGCTCGGCATCCTCGACCCGTTTGCCATGTACGAGAAGGTGGCGCGCCTGAGCGCGGCGGTTCCGGAACTTGAGATCGAGGTGCATACCCACAACGACCTGGGCCTCGCCACCGCAAACGCCCTTGCCGGAGTCAGGGGCGGTGCACGCTACATCAGCACCACGGTCAACGGCCTTGGCGAGCGCGCCGGCAACGCCGCCCTGGAAGAGGTGGTCATGGCCCTCAAGGTCGCCTGCGGCATCGACGTGGGCATCGACACCAGGCGCTTTCGCGCCGTATCCAAGCTGGTCGGGCGCGCATCCAATCGCGAGGTGCCGGCCTGGAAGGCGGTAGTCGGGGAAAAGGTCTTTTCGCACGAATCCGGCCTGCATGCCGACGGGGTGCTGAAGGATCCGCGCAACTACGAGCTGTTTCCGCCGGAAGAGGTGGGCCTCACCAGGCACATCGTGGCCGGCAAACACTCCGGCACCAACGGGATCGTGGAAAGCTACCGCCAGATCGGCATTCCGGTCTCGCGGGACGAGGCGCAGGAGCTCATGGCACTGGTGCGCAGCACTGCGCAGCGCATCAAGGGACCGCTGGCGCCGAAAGACCTGATCAAGCTGCACCAGGCGCGCTCAGTCTCGCTGGCCGCGTAA
- a CDS encoding DUF1499 domain-containing protein, whose product MDQEESKTSASSSAIVLPIFAVACAACAALLLFSSGPGAKLHVWTFRTGFSMIKAAGYIGFGCAVIALVSSVVSVRRRHFKGIFVSLLALLLALVSFAIPLYWKVQAQSYPRIHDISTDLNNPPRFVAISTERRAGVRYGGIEVATQQMKAYPDLKTVVLAVPANEAYKMALLTARDLKWDIVAERPAEGIIEATDTTRWFGFKDDIAVRIVPAGDRSLLDIRSASRVGISDLGTNAKRVRAFLARIAPPHK is encoded by the coding sequence ATGGACCAGGAGGAAAGTAAAACATCCGCCAGCAGCAGCGCGATCGTGCTGCCGATTTTCGCAGTTGCCTGTGCCGCCTGCGCGGCCCTGCTCCTTTTCTCCTCCGGGCCGGGTGCAAAGCTCCATGTCTGGACCTTCAGAACCGGTTTCTCCATGATCAAGGCGGCAGGCTACATCGGCTTTGGATGTGCGGTCATTGCGCTCGTATCGAGTGTCGTTTCGGTCAGGAGGAGGCACTTCAAAGGGATTTTCGTCTCGCTGCTCGCCCTGCTTCTCGCCCTGGTCTCCTTTGCGATCCCGCTCTACTGGAAGGTCCAGGCGCAAAGCTATCCGCGCATCCACGATATCAGCACCGACCTAAACAACCCGCCGCGCTTTGTCGCCATCAGCACCGAGCGTCGCGCCGGCGTGAGGTACGGTGGGATCGAGGTGGCGACGCAGCAGATGAAGGCTTATCCCGACCTGAAAACGGTGGTGCTGGCGGTGCCTGCGAACGAGGCCTACAAGATGGCACTGCTGACGGCGAGGGATCTGAAATGGGATATAGTGGCGGAGCGTCCGGCGGAAGGGATCATAGAGGCGACAGATACGACGAGGTGGTTCGGCTTTAAAGACGATATCGCGGTGCGGATCGTTCCGGCCGGAGATCGATCACTGCTCGACATACGGTCGGCATCCCGGGTGGGCATCTCCGATCTCGGCACCAACGCGAAGAGGGTGCGGGCATTTCTCGCGAGGATCGCGCCGCCCCACAAGTAA
- the nifD gene encoding nitrogenase molybdenum-iron protein alpha chain, with translation MSTEIKTVEGITKESTQAMIDEVLELYPEKGKKKRAAHLAPNDQASGSACVKSNKKTVPGVMSARGCAYAGAKGVVWGPIRDMVHVSHGPVGCGWYSWGTRRNLMSGITGVDSFPMQFTSDFQEKDVVYGGDKKLATLLQEAKDLFPLAKGISVLSECPVGLIGDDINQVAKVAAKELDIPVIPCNCEGFRGVSQSLGHHISNDTIRDYIIETREFPDPIGPYDIALIGEYNIGGDAWSTKPLLEECGFNVKAVWTGDGEMDRIAATHQVKLNVIHCYRSMNYMCKVMEEKYGIPWIELNFFGPTKIKESLRKLAELFDDNIKAKVEAVIAKYDPQMQAIIEEYKPRLDGKKVMLYVGGLRPRHTINAYEDLGMTCVGSGYEFAHTDDYDRTAPEMPDATVVYDDASEIEMEHFAHILKPDLIGSGIKEKYLFQKMAIPFRQMHSWDYSGPYHGYKGFPIFARDIDMAVNSPTWSLVKAPF, from the coding sequence ATGTCCACTGAAATAAAGACCGTAGAAGGAATCACGAAAGAGTCGACCCAGGCCATGATCGACGAGGTCCTGGAACTCTATCCCGAGAAGGGTAAGAAAAAGCGCGCCGCGCATCTCGCGCCCAACGACCAGGCATCCGGTTCTGCCTGCGTCAAATCCAACAAAAAGACCGTCCCCGGCGTGATGAGCGCCCGCGGTTGCGCTTACGCTGGCGCAAAAGGGGTGGTGTGGGGCCCGATTCGCGACATGGTGCACGTATCGCACGGCCCGGTCGGCTGCGGATGGTACTCCTGGGGCACCCGGCGTAACCTCATGAGCGGCATCACCGGCGTCGACAGCTTCCCGATGCAGTTCACCTCCGACTTCCAGGAGAAGGACGTCGTCTACGGCGGCGACAAGAAGCTCGCCACCTTGCTCCAGGAAGCAAAGGACCTCTTTCCGCTCGCCAAGGGGATCTCGGTCCTGTCGGAATGCCCGGTCGGTCTGATCGGCGACGACATCAACCAGGTCGCGAAGGTTGCCGCCAAGGAACTGGACATCCCGGTCATCCCCTGCAACTGTGAGGGTTTCCGCGGTGTTTCCCAGTCGCTGGGTCACCACATCTCCAACGACACCATCCGTGACTACATCATCGAGACCCGCGAGTTCCCTGATCCCATCGGGCCTTACGACATCGCACTGATCGGCGAGTACAACATCGGAGGCGACGCCTGGTCCACCAAGCCGCTCCTCGAGGAGTGCGGTTTCAACGTCAAGGCGGTCTGGACCGGCGACGGCGAGATGGACCGCATCGCGGCCACGCACCAGGTGAAGCTGAACGTGATCCACTGCTACCGCTCCATGAACTACATGTGCAAGGTCATGGAAGAGAAGTACGGCATCCCCTGGATCGAGCTCAACTTCTTCGGCCCGACCAAGATCAAGGAGAGCCTGAGGAAGCTTGCGGAGCTCTTCGATGACAACATCAAGGCCAAGGTGGAGGCGGTCATCGCCAAGTACGATCCCCAGATGCAGGCGATCATCGAAGAGTACAAGCCGCGCCTGGACGGCAAGAAGGTGATGCTCTACGTGGGCGGCCTGCGTCCCCGTCACACCATCAACGCTTACGAGGACCTCGGCATGACCTGCGTCGGTTCCGGTTACGAGTTCGCCCACACCGACGACTACGACCGCACCGCACCCGAGATGCCGGACGCCACCGTGGTCTACGACGACGCCTCCGAGATCGAGATGGAGCACTTCGCCCACATCCTGAAGCCGGACCTGATCGGTTCGGGGATCAAGGAGAAGTACCTGTTCCAGAAGATGGCCATCCCGTTCCGCCAGATGCACAGCTGGGATTACTCCGGCCCGTACCACGGCTACAAAGGGTTCCCCATCTTCGCCCGCGACATCGACATGGCGGTCAACAGCCCGACGTGGAGCCTGGTTAAGGCACCGTTCTAA